From Chionomys nivalis chromosome 21, mChiNiv1.1, whole genome shotgun sequence, a single genomic window includes:
- the LOC130863928 gene encoding 60S acidic ribosomal protein P2-like, which produces MPYIASYLLATLGGNSPPSAKDIKKILDSVGIEADDDWLNKVISELNGKNIENVITQGVGKLASVPAGGAVAVSAAPGSAAPAAGSAPAAAEEKKEEKKEESEEPDDDMGFGLFD; this is translated from the coding sequence ATGCCCTACATCGCCTCTTATTTGCTTGCCACCCTTGGGGGCAACTCCCCTCCTAGCGCCAAAGACATTAAGAAGATACTAGACAGCGTGGGCATCGAGGCGGACGATGACTGGCTCAACAAGGTCATCAGTGAGCTGAATGGAAAAAACATTGAGAATGTCATCACCCAGGGTGTTGGGAAACTTGCCAGTGTACCTGCTGGTggagctgtggctgtttctgcTGCCCCTGGCTCTGCAGCTCCTGCTGCTGGttctgccccagctgcagcagaggagaagaaagaagagaagaaggaggagtctGAAGAGCCGGATGATGACATGGGATTTGGCTTGTTTGATTAA